A window of the Streptomyces sp. NBC_01351 genome harbors these coding sequences:
- a CDS encoding PPK2 family polyphosphate kinase has protein sequence MVSVREALRAPLGTGIDLAGFDPGAIPLGPADKAAGLAATAQLAGRLASLQERLYAASTAGDRRRVLLVLQGMDTSGKGGTVKHVIGLFNPSGCRIRAFKAPTPEEQRHPFLWRIKKALPQPGEIGIFDRSHYEDVLIARVRELVPSSQVGRRYAQINRFEEALAEDGVTLVKVFLHIGYEEQRKRLLERLDNPDKHWKFNPGDIEERGAWPAYQTAYELALERCAGEAAPWYIVPADRKWYRNWAISKLLLEHLEDIGPQYPKGDFDVEECRKRLLTT, from the coding sequence GTGGTCTCCGTGCGGGAGGCGCTGCGGGCTCCCCTCGGGACGGGGATCGATCTGGCCGGCTTCGATCCCGGCGCGATCCCCCTCGGCCCGGCCGACAAGGCGGCCGGACTGGCGGCCACCGCCCAGCTGGCCGGGCGGCTGGCCTCACTCCAGGAGCGGCTCTACGCGGCGAGCACCGCCGGCGACCGGCGCCGTGTCCTGCTGGTGCTCCAAGGCATGGACACCAGCGGCAAGGGCGGCACCGTCAAGCACGTCATCGGCCTGTTCAACCCCTCCGGCTGCCGCATCCGGGCCTTCAAGGCACCCACGCCCGAGGAACAACGACACCCCTTCCTCTGGCGCATCAAGAAGGCGCTCCCCCAGCCGGGCGAGATCGGCATCTTCGACCGTTCGCACTACGAGGACGTCCTCATCGCCCGCGTCCGCGAACTGGTGCCGAGCAGTCAGGTCGGCCGCCGGTACGCCCAGATCAACCGCTTCGAGGAGGCCCTCGCCGAGGACGGCGTCACCCTCGTGAAGGTCTTCCTCCACATCGGTTACGAGGAGCAGCGCAAGCGGCTCCTGGAGCGGCTCGACAACCCGGACAAGCACTGGAAGTTCAACCCCGGCGACATCGAGGAGCGCGGCGCGTGGCCCGCCTACCAGACGGCGTACGAGCTGGCGCTGGAGCGGTGCGCCGGCGAGGCCGCGCCCTGGTACATCGTCCCCGCGGACCGCAAGTGGTACCGCAACTGGGCGATCAGCAAGCTGCTGCTGGAGCATTTGGAGGACATCGGTCCGCAGTACCCGAAGGGTGACTTCGACGTGGAGGAGTGCCGCAAACGGCTACTCACCACATAG
- a CDS encoding polysaccharide deacetylase family protein, with product MAPGPNGLTPVFERARQQSEKTVALTFDADMTSDQGPRAAAGERFDNPQLISTLRTLQVPSTIFMTGRWAEEYPDQTKSIGTDPNFEIANHSYSHHAFTSPCYGLPALDGAAARADVDRAFDAFRKAGAVNSVPYFRFPGGCYDDDALRALSTAKVTAVQWDVVSGDAFAKDPDAVAEQVLAGVKPGSVVVMHCTRSAAPVTEEAIRKIVPELRKRGYRFVKVSELMGT from the coding sequence ATGGCACCCGGCCCGAACGGCCTGACCCCGGTGTTCGAACGGGCCCGGCAGCAGAGCGAGAAGACCGTCGCGCTGACCTTCGACGCCGACATGACCTCCGACCAGGGGCCGCGCGCCGCCGCCGGGGAGCGCTTCGACAACCCGCAGCTGATCTCGACCCTGCGCACCCTCCAGGTGCCGTCGACGATCTTCATGACGGGCCGCTGGGCCGAGGAGTACCCGGACCAGACGAAGTCCATCGGCACGGACCCGAACTTCGAGATCGCGAACCACTCCTACAGCCACCACGCCTTCACGTCCCCTTGCTACGGGCTGCCCGCGCTCGACGGCGCCGCCGCCCGGGCCGACGTGGACCGGGCCTTCGACGCCTTCCGCAAGGCGGGCGCGGTCAACAGCGTCCCGTACTTCCGCTTCCCCGGCGGCTGCTACGACGACGACGCGCTGCGGGCCCTGTCCACGGCGAAGGTCACGGCCGTCCAGTGGGACGTGGTCAGCGGGGACGCCTTCGCGAAGGACCCCGACGCGGTGGCCGAGCAGGTGCTCGCCGGGGTGAAGCCGGGCTCGGTGGTGGTCATGCACTGCACGCGCAGCGCGGCCCCGGTCACCGAGGAGGCCATCCGGAAGATCGTCCCGGAGCTGCGCAAGCGCGGCTACCGGTTCGTGAAGGTGTCCGAGCTGATGGGCACGTAG
- a CDS encoding alkaline phosphatase PhoX codes for MSVTRRSLLAAGSIAFGGALGALFAGSPGSARAAKRGYGPLLPDPRGLLDLPAGFSYRVLSRAGDPLRSGEGAVPANCDGMAAFGAGGGRVRLVRNHENRATAALRVPAVPGLTYDPRALGGCTVLELGPDGRVTAERVALAGTAVNCAGGRTPWNTWLSCEETEDRAGTAGYARDHGYVFEVDPADPYRSGAVPLTALGRFAHEAVAVDPYRGVVYETEDAFVRPFGLFYRFLPSVPLGGLGSLRAGGRLEALRVPGLADLSVVDEPGAEFPVEWVPVPDPSAAGTPIRHQDFGPGGITHAQKLEGCYWGGSAGGGIYFVSSFARRGEGAAADHHGQVWFYDPLRGRLRLDVRFGPAADVALPGDSPDNICLAPDGGLMVCEDGGGVQYVFGVTVDGEVYPVARNADDVGRPGAAEFGEFAGVTFSPDGRTMYVNAYAPGTTFAVTGPWQRR; via the coding sequence ATGTCCGTCACCCGACGCAGCCTGCTCGCCGCCGGCTCGATCGCCTTCGGCGGGGCGCTCGGAGCCCTGTTCGCCGGCTCCCCCGGTTCCGCCCGGGCCGCGAAGCGGGGGTACGGGCCGCTGCTGCCCGATCCGCGCGGGCTCCTCGACCTGCCGGCCGGCTTCTCGTACCGGGTGCTCTCCCGCGCGGGCGACCCGCTGCGCTCCGGCGAGGGCGCCGTCCCCGCCAACTGCGACGGCATGGCCGCCTTCGGCGCCGGTGGCGGACGCGTGCGGCTGGTGCGCAACCACGAGAACCGGGCCACCGCCGCGCTGCGGGTGCCCGCCGTTCCGGGGCTGACGTACGACCCCCGGGCGCTCGGCGGCTGCACGGTCCTGGAGCTCGGCCCGGATGGACGGGTCACCGCCGAGCGGGTCGCCCTCGCCGGCACCGCCGTCAACTGCGCGGGCGGCCGCACCCCCTGGAACACCTGGCTGAGCTGCGAGGAGACCGAGGACCGGGCGGGCACCGCCGGGTACGCGCGGGACCACGGGTACGTCTTCGAGGTGGACCCCGCCGACCCGTACCGCTCGGGAGCCGTACCGCTCACCGCGCTGGGCCGCTTCGCGCACGAGGCCGTCGCCGTGGACCCGTACCGGGGGGTGGTCTACGAGACCGAGGACGCCTTCGTCCGGCCGTTCGGACTGTTCTACCGCTTCCTGCCGTCGGTGCCGCTCGGGGGGCTCGGCTCGCTGCGGGCGGGGGGCCGGCTGGAGGCGCTGCGCGTGCCGGGGCTGGCGGACCTGTCGGTGGTGGACGAGCCCGGGGCGGAGTTCCCCGTGGAGTGGGTGCCGGTCCCGGACCCCTCGGCGGCCGGTACCCCGATCCGGCACCAGGACTTCGGGCCGGGCGGGATCACCCACGCGCAGAAGCTGGAGGGCTGTTACTGGGGCGGCAGCGCCGGCGGGGGGATCTACTTCGTGTCCAGCTTCGCGCGCCGCGGCGAGGGTGCGGCGGCCGACCACCACGGCCAGGTGTGGTTCTACGACCCGCTGCGCGGCAGGCTCCGGCTGGACGTGCGGTTCGGGCCGGCCGCGGACGTGGCGCTGCCCGGGGACTCCCCGGACAACATCTGCCTCGCCCCGGACGGCGGCCTGATGGTGTGCGAGGACGGCGGCGGGGTGCAGTACGTCTTCGGCGTGACGGTGGACGGCGAGGTCTACCCGGTGGCCCGCAACGCGGACGACGTCGGACGGCCGGGCGCGGCGGAGTTCGGGGAGTTCGCCGGGGTCACGTTCTCCCCCGACGGGCGGACGATGTACGTCAACGCGTACGCGCCGGGGACGACGTTCGCGGTCACGGGGCCGTGGCAACGCCGTTGA